Below is a genomic region from Ciona intestinalis chromosome 14, KH, whole genome shotgun sequence.
TCTTTAGTTTAGAGATGATTTCCTTATTCGTGCCTTTTATCGCGCACATTTTGGCAGTTGTAAATAATTATGTACTTGCGGGCGGCGGCGAGCGTTGTTTACTGCGCGGTTTTCGTTgctgtgtttattttagtCGGCGGCTTGTCTTCTTATATTGAGTTAAccttttatattgttatagCTCCCGTATAAGTTGCCCATATATGATCGGCGTAAAATATAACACTGTAGAAAGATGAATGCcgttttagcacaaaatatcttaTAATTCTGAGTCgtttaccatgtatatatatatatatatacaatctttttttagagtcgtcagcttttttagagtcgagtacggttatataattctgaaaatatgctttgttaactaccagaTAAAAAGGAACAAATGGTCGATTTTACGCGCGATAAAAAGGAACAAATGGTCGATTTTACTTCAAACAAcctgtatagtagggttggggaagatgggacaccttttcattctattttcttgtttcaattggtagtaaacaaagaacattcaaataattgaaaaactgtatcttcacagctccaatagaccgttgttaaatgtttaaaacacgatcagggtatttggatatcatgtgctaaagctgttccatcttttcccaGCCTACTAGACTATTTTCATGTCCAGTTATACTTACAAATACTTGGTACATGGTGGTCATAAACGTTTCCGATTCGTTACTATTTTGGACTGATTCATGGAAAGTCGTAAACAACTGCTTgttcaaaacaacaatatgAAAGTAGGCGAGTTTTGGGAACAAATGGTCTCCGGTGTTGTCAAGGCAGAACTCGTAAACGcctgtaaaatgtttaaactttatagtagggtaggggggaTGGGataccttcagcacataatatccaaatattctgatcgtgttttaaacaactaacaaaggtctatgccAGTCGTAAGAAtagagttttataattccttgaatattcgttgtttactactaaatgggacgagaaaacaaattttaaaggtgtcccatcttcaccatggcctactaaagacaTCTTTAGTATAAGCCATGTCCTCAatcaccctactgtatagttACAAGTAttataactataaatataagGATTATATACAATTTAACCCTAGTTTCCAACCATCAACTGTGTTGCAGCAGAGTGaacgtgttttataaaacctaACCGAGTCGGAATATTCAGTACAGATTATTGTTTATACGTTTCGTtgtctatatagtagggtggaggtcGTTGGGTGGGGGAGTTAGGatacaatttcatttttatcgtcacatttggtagtaaacaaagaacattcaaagaattgtaaaaccgtatccttacgactcccatatagaccgttgttaaatacACGATTACGTTAtttaggtattatgtgctaaaggtgtcccatcgttTCCCGCAGCAGCACTATATATCTATATGACTGTCTATGAGTAAAAAGCCGATATATTCATAACGAAGTATAACATTCCGGAAACGTCGTATGTGCATGAATTTAATTAGGGACAAACATAACCTATGCTAGACCCGATACAATTTTCAGCATGCCACGGCACAAACTTACCTTTTTCGGCGCATTCAACTTCAAACTGCTGTTCGTTTTTTGGCTCTGAGCTTACGAGTAAACGAGTTCCATTTGGCGAACTTACGTAACCAGAGAGTAAGCCTTTGTTGGCAACACCCCCTGACGTCGCCATCTGTGAATATAAAGTACATGGTAAACCATTTTAGCGAGAGTTGAATGactgaattaatgtaacttactttatcctcgcgtggccggaaaacggcagtcgttataacacgagtgctctgtttcatacacctcgtgccagcttttacgagttaccaggtatgtaactttgagggtgattttttttgtttgtttgataatttgaacaacccattagttaccactgggttggagaaattgctattaagtgtcttgcccaagggcacatacgcccacaatggtagcggcgaCGAACCTAGAACCTCCAGCGTAACTTAATTTACCTCGAAACCGACTACAAGTTCGGCGCCAGCTGCGCAGTATTGGAAGTAGCATTCAGTGGACCCTGCTGCTACATATGTCTTGATACCGAATTCATGCAACAGCGACCCACGTTGCAGAGACCTGAAAAACTCATTCGCAAACTTGGTCCCGTACAGCTGCTGGCTCATGTCTGTAACATAGGTATTTCTAAGTAACTTGTAACGGAGTGTATACCTTTGCATACACTCTCAATGCAACTCTAGGTaggaattttgtttttaattgtaaacgtgttttaacagctgttgttttgtcgctatatcctgtctcttagttttaaatatttcttaatcttcgctactgtaatcgaagaggaaaataaagttaatacatttttattattatattattattaatattcaaGCATAAACtgattttgaatattattataatgtcTGTTTTGCTATTCTAGTTAGAATACTTTCAACAAAAGAATAGAGATGGTACTAAAAGCAAGTATTTTCGTTGGCGTATACAATACCTTCGGACGTATACCCTTCTTGTGCGCATGCGCATTGCAGAAACaccaaaaacaacaataaaagttGCATCTTCACATACACCTTACTGCTTTATGTTTTCTGCCTACTATTGGATATATCTTTGTTCATATGGCAGCACAGTGTGTATCTGAATTCAAACCGAGTGAGGAAACGATTAGA
It encodes:
- the LOC100176919 gene encoding uncharacterized protein LOC100176919, whose protein sequence is MQLLLLFLVFLQCACAQEGYTSEDMSQQLYGTKFANEFFRSLQRGSLLHEFGIKTYVAAGSTECYFQYCAAGAELVVGFEMATSGGVANKGLLSGYVSSPNGTRLLVSSEPKNEQQFEVECAEKGVYEFCLDNTGDHLFPKLAYFHIVVLNKQLFTTFHESVQNSNESETFMTTMYQVFDKVFHINKNWMVVKMVQHHKEAMKHRDIDTLVSNAWRVSSTAMATIMVTLFVGLAQVYSVRRMFNEKSGKGKTALRL